Proteins encoded together in one Amblyomma americanum isolate KBUSLIRL-KWMA chromosome 1, ASM5285725v1, whole genome shotgun sequence window:
- the LOC144095060 gene encoding uncharacterized protein LOC144095060 isoform X1, which produces MRAHRQLSNDCRSATPHLLRRALARLVEAREAACLQVRGITQQLRRLQVNRPADESAMYKCRDCQLQFPLASKLMAHNVYRHSDVIIEQRAKLPCPICKVRCRTKRTMSAHLGTHLGERLCEKCGAEFASAGAAAAHELFHPTAGNFACSQCQRQFARQSGLVEHSRVEHGLVLPHGSSPCLPGE; this is translated from the exons ATGCGCGCCCACCGCCAGCTGTCGAACGACTGTCGAAGCGCCACCCCGCACCTACTCCGTCGAGCGCTGGCGCGCCTCGTCGAGGCACGCGAAGCAGCGTGCCTGCAG GTGCGTGGGATAACGCAGCAGCTGAGGCGCCTGCAGGTGAATCGCCCGGCGGACGAGAGCGCCATGTACAAGTGCCGCGATTGCCAGTTGCAGTTCCCGCTCGCCAGCAAGCTGATGGCGCACAACGTATACAGGCACAGCGACGTGATAATCGAGCAAAGGGCCAAATTACCGTGCCCAATTTGCAAAGTGCGCTGCAGAACGAAGAGGACAATGTCTGCTCACCTGGGAACACACCTCGGCGAGCGCCTCTGCGAAAAGTGCGGCGCGGAGTTCGCCAGCGCCGGAGCTGCTGCCGCTCACGAGCTCTTCCACCCGACCGCAGGGAACTTTGCGTGCAGCCAGTGCCAGAGGCAGTTCGCCCGGCAGAGTGGCCTCGTCGAGCACAGCCGCGTGGAGCACGGTCTAGTGCTTCCGCATGGATCGTCCCCTTGCCTACCCGGCGAGTAG